One genomic region from Planctomycetota bacterium encodes:
- the uraH gene encoding hydroxyisourate hydrolase, with product MPGKLTTHVLDTAHGTPAPGMRVTLERVGGSERERLADVTLNDDGRADGPLLTQLGPGTYRLLFHVADYFRSRGHADAGRFLDRVPILFVVDDPDAHYHVPLLVSPWSYSTYRGS from the coding sequence ATGCCCGGCAAGCTCACCACCCACGTCCTCGACACCGCCCACGGCACGCCGGCACCCGGCATGCGTGTGACGCTTGAACGCGTCGGCGGCAGCGAGCGCGAGCGGCTCGCCGACGTGACGCTCAACGACGACGGCCGCGCCGATGGTCCGCTGTTGACCCAGCTTGGACCGGGAACGTATCGGCTGTTGTTTCACGTCGCCGACTATTTTCGTAGCCGCGGCCATGCCGACGCGGGACGTTTTCTCGACCGCGTGCCGATCCTGTTTGTCGTGGACGATCCCGATGCTCACTACCATGTGCCGCTGCTGGTGTCGCCGTGGTCGTATTCGACTTACCGGGGTAGCTGA
- the pucL gene encoding factor-independent urate hydroxylase yields the protein MPHQLTSNSYGKSRVRMTKVIRNGSRHDLLEFAVEVSLEGAFDASYETGDNSAVVATDSIKNTVYVLAKEHDFTEPEAFAIILARHFVDTYDQVTDATVSIEQSNWTRIDDHDHAFTNGGSDTRTCTVVLSGDDETGGDPIVMGGVAGLLVLKTTASEFHTFVDDRYRTLADAHDRIFATTVDATWRIADHHVEFGTTYENAKRALLKVFAGHHSLAVQQTLLQMGRDVLDACPAIEEIGLEMPNQHRIPMNLDPFGLTNDNEIFMATDEPYGLITGTVTRGD from the coding sequence ATGCCGCACCAACTCACGAGCAACAGCTACGGCAAGAGCCGGGTCCGCATGACCAAGGTGATCCGCAACGGGTCGCGTCACGACCTGCTCGAGTTCGCCGTCGAGGTCAGCCTGGAGGGCGCGTTCGACGCCAGCTACGAGACCGGCGACAACAGCGCCGTCGTCGCGACCGACTCGATCAAGAACACCGTCTACGTCCTCGCCAAGGAACACGACTTCACCGAGCCCGAGGCGTTCGCGATCATCCTCGCTCGTCACTTCGTCGACACCTACGACCAGGTCACCGACGCAACGGTGTCGATCGAGCAGTCCAACTGGACACGCATCGACGATCACGATCACGCCTTCACCAACGGCGGCAGCGACACGCGCACCTGCACCGTTGTGCTCAGCGGCGATGACGAAACAGGGGGCGACCCGATCGTCATGGGCGGCGTCGCTGGCCTGCTCGTGCTCAAGACCACAGCGTCGGAGTTTCACACGTTCGTCGACGATCGCTACCGCACCCTTGCCGACGCCCACGATCGCATCTTCGCCACGACCGTCGACGCGACCTGGCGGATCGCCGACCATCACGTCGAGTTCGGCACGACGTACGAAAACGCCAAGCGGGCTTTACTGAAAGTATTCGCTGGCCACCACAGCCTCGCGGTGCAGCAGACGCTGCTGCAGATGGGCCGCGATGTGCTCGACGCGTGCCCGGCGATCGAGGAGATCGGCCTCGAGATGCCCAATCAGCACCGCATTCCGATGAACCTCGATCCGTTCGGTCTGACCAACGACAACGAGATTTTCATGGCGACCGACGAGCCATATGGCCTGATCACCGGCACCGTGACGCGGGGGGATTGA
- the uraD gene encoding 2-oxo-4-hydroxy-4-carboxy-5-ureidoimidazoline decarboxylase produces the protein MPIQTDRLRRDIETIAAITQTPGAGATRPTFSKEWGDAVAYIANEATKLGCVVRRDSAGNLFCRCGKLEPDEPAWLVGSHLDTVPHGGDYDGVAGVVVGLELLRAAADDDVAVPVELVVFAEEEGPTFGMGMLGSRALVGELTADNLCLYRNAAGETYVDACKPYAGELTKLHDHLGLIELHVEQGPGMWRRDQRIAIVESIAGRFQYRVSLEGEANHAGATAMSDRRDALCAASEMVNALEQLAPTLSEQAVMTVGRFEVKPNAVNVIPDRVEFTIDFRAPDDAQLETGDKQLRTRLTDIANARRTFIAIEQTEAIPARPMHPALVDQLAGDLPRVMSGALHDAAVLAPHLPTAMLFVPSRDGISHNPAEFSRVEDIAEAAAVVERAVRRPTIAQLNGMTRERFTQTLGGIFEHSPWIAERAWDTRPFANVDDLHAKMIAVVDAATQDEQLDLICAHPDLVGKLAKAGRLTAESTDEQKAAGLDQLTADEADAFDRFNADYRNKFGFPFVICARENRKDAILDAFPERLANDAETERRTALAEIAKIARLRLADLVWTLE, from the coding sequence ATGCCGATCCAAACCGACAGACTCCGCCGCGACATCGAGACGATCGCGGCCATCACACAAACCCCCGGTGCGGGTGCGACCCGGCCGACGTTCTCGAAAGAGTGGGGCGACGCCGTCGCGTACATCGCCAACGAAGCGACCAAGCTCGGCTGCGTCGTCCGCCGCGACTCGGCCGGCAACCTTTTTTGCCGCTGCGGCAAGCTCGAGCCGGACGAACCGGCTTGGCTAGTCGGCTCCCACCTCGACACCGTCCCCCATGGCGGCGACTACGACGGCGTCGCCGGTGTGGTCGTCGGCCTCGAACTGCTCCGTGCAGCGGCTGACGACGACGTCGCCGTCCCCGTTGAGCTCGTCGTCTTCGCCGAGGAAGAAGGCCCGACCTTCGGCATGGGCATGCTTGGCAGTCGCGCACTCGTCGGCGAGCTCACCGCCGACAACCTCTGCCTCTACCGTAACGCCGCCGGCGAAACGTACGTCGACGCGTGCAAGCCGTACGCCGGAGAGCTGACGAAGCTGCACGACCACCTTGGCCTCATCGAGCTACACGTCGAGCAGGGGCCGGGCATGTGGCGGCGCGATCAGCGCATCGCCATCGTCGAGTCCATCGCCGGCCGCTTCCAGTACCGCGTCAGCCTCGAGGGCGAGGCGAACCACGCCGGTGCGACGGCGATGTCCGATCGTCGCGATGCGCTCTGCGCCGCGTCGGAGATGGTCAACGCGTTGGAACAGCTTGCACCGACTTTGTCCGAGCAGGCCGTGATGACGGTGGGGCGGTTCGAGGTGAAACCCAATGCGGTGAATGTCATCCCCGACCGCGTCGAGTTCACGATCGACTTTCGCGCCCCGGACGACGCGCAACTCGAAACCGGCGACAAGCAACTGCGCACGCGGCTCACCGACATCGCCAACGCCCGGCGCACCTTCATCGCGATCGAGCAGACCGAGGCGATTCCTGCACGGCCGATGCACCCGGCGTTGGTTGACCAGCTCGCGGGCGACCTGCCCCGCGTGATGAGTGGCGCGTTGCACGACGCGGCCGTTCTCGCGCCGCACTTGCCGACGGCGATGCTGTTCGTACCGAGCCGCGACGGGATCAGTCACAACCCCGCCGAGTTTTCGCGCGTCGAGGACATTGCCGAAGCCGCGGCGGTGGTCGAGCGGGCCGTGCGTCGGCCGACGATCGCGCAGCTCAACGGCATGACCCGCGAGCGTTTCACGCAGACGCTTGGCGGCATCTTCGAGCACTCGCCATGGATCGCCGAGCGTGCGTGGGACACGCGACCGTTCGCGAACGTCGATGACCTGCACGCGAAGATGATCGCCGTCGTCGACGCCGCGACGCAGGACGAACAGCTCGATCTCATCTGCGCCCACCCCGACCTCGTCGGCAAGCTCGCCAAGGCCGGCCGACTCACCGCCGAGAGCACCGACGAGCAGAAAGCCGCCGGCCTCGACCAACTCACCGCCGACGAGGCCGACGCCTTCGACCGGTTCAACGCCGACTATCGCAACAAGTTCGGCTTCCCGTTCGTCATCTGCGCCCGCGAGAATCGGAAGGACGCCATCCTCGACGCGTTCCCTGAACGCCTCGCCAACGACGCCGAGACGGAGCGTCGAACGGCACTGGCGGAGATTGCGAAGATTGCCCGCTTGCGTTTGGCCGATCTGGTGTGGACCCTTGAGTGA
- the ilvC gene encoding ketol-acid reductoisomerase: MLEKIYRDDDVDLSVLDGKTVAVLGYGIQGKAQAANAKDSGCNVIIGTTGSRDAATADGFTAMPISDAVRHADVILIELADPVQPKVYEAEIKPHLKSGQTLCFCHGFSVLYGQITPPTDVNVVLFVPNAPGKFVRQKYLDGEGVYGCVSVDQDYTGDALPIVLAVSKAVGSTRAGVVEMTFQHETEGDNFEEQILYGGTIALMRACFDTMVDAGYPPSFAYAKAIRSIRSVIDVMDEAGIEEYLTNGCSRTAEFAIRTRGPRVINEEEIKKIFDETEAGVFARDWMQEWALGMPQLHRLRRTHAESTMEKTGEKWREQFGK; encoded by the coding sequence ATGCTAGAAAAAATCTACCGAGACGACGACGTCGACCTTTCCGTGCTCGATGGCAAGACCGTGGCCGTGCTCGGCTACGGGATTCAGGGCAAAGCGCAGGCCGCCAACGCGAAGGACTCCGGCTGCAACGTCATCATCGGCACGACCGGTTCGCGTGATGCGGCGACGGCCGACGGGTTCACCGCCATGCCGATCTCCGACGCGGTTCGGCACGCCGACGTGATTCTCATCGAGCTGGCCGACCCGGTGCAGCCGAAGGTGTACGAGGCCGAGATCAAGCCGCACCTCAAGTCCGGGCAAACGCTCTGCTTCTGCCACGGTTTCTCCGTGCTCTACGGCCAGATCACGCCGCCGACGGACGTGAACGTCGTGCTGTTCGTCCCCAACGCGCCCGGCAAGTTCGTCCGCCAGAAGTACCTCGACGGCGAGGGCGTCTACGGCTGCGTGTCGGTTGATCAGGACTACACCGGCGACGCGCTGCCGATCGTCCTCGCGGTCAGCAAGGCCGTCGGCTCCACCCGCGCCGGCGTCGTCGAGATGACCTTCCAGCACGAGACCGAGGGCGACAACTTTGAGGAGCAAATCCTCTACGGCGGCACCATCGCGCTCATGCGGGCGTGCTTCGACACCATGGTCGACGCCGGCTACCCGCCGAGCTTCGCCTACGCCAAGGCCATCCGCTCGATCCGCAGCGTCATCGACGTCATGGACGAGGCCGGCATCGAGGAGTATCTCACCAACGGCTGCAGTCGCACCGCCGAGTTCGCCATCCGCACGCGCGGCCCGCGCGTGATCAACGAGGAGGAGATCAAGAAGATCTTCGACGAGACCGAAGCCGGCGTGTTCGCGCGGGACTGGATGCAGGAGTGGGCGTTGGGCATGCCGCAGTTGCACCGCCTGCGCCGGACACACGCGGAGAGCACGATGGAGAAGACCGGCGAGAAGTGGCGCGAGCAGTTCGGAAAGTGA
- a CDS encoding GntR family transcriptional regulator: MSLLTPSGPIHAPNIAPKTPAEAYARYLKRSIFEGHWRCGSPLSEAALLEKLLKKHYRTQLRADLDRLPPERGRRSADEFSRRPLREALTILSGRRLIERSSGGSARPRRLTSKDREQIFDARRMIEPNRAKKAAFACRSSPIARQRMEEVWSCLDFALDGPGGAGSYIEVDIAFHTEIARLSSEVLALLVEITLEQTVVGGRRASEVTTYLRQQHQTKDRGAGIHAEHQAIYQAIVDGDEARAEAEMERHLDAAEDQNKEVAFLLDL; encoded by the coding sequence ATGTCGCTACTGACGCCTTCAGGGCCAATCCATGCGCCCAACATCGCCCCGAAAACACCTGCAGAAGCCTACGCCCGGTACCTCAAGAGGAGCATTTTTGAAGGGCATTGGCGTTGTGGAAGCCCGTTGTCTGAAGCCGCACTGCTTGAAAAGCTGCTGAAAAAGCACTATCGAACGCAACTTCGAGCAGATCTCGACAGGCTCCCACCTGAACGGGGGCGTCGATCTGCCGACGAGTTTTCCAGACGGCCACTTCGCGAGGCTTTGACTATTTTGTCCGGCCGTCGCTTAATCGAGCGCAGCAGTGGCGGTAGCGCAAGACCGCGGCGGCTGACTTCGAAAGACAGAGAGCAGATATTTGATGCGCGACGCATGATCGAGCCTAACCGGGCGAAGAAAGCGGCCTTCGCGTGCCGCTCATCACCGATCGCCCGACAACGCATGGAGGAGGTCTGGTCTTGTCTAGATTTTGCCCTAGACGGCCCGGGCGGCGCTGGCAGCTACATCGAAGTTGACATCGCGTTTCATACCGAGATTGCTCGCCTCTCGTCCGAAGTGCTTGCCTTACTGGTGGAAATCACCCTTGAGCAGACGGTTGTTGGTGGACGACGGGCATCGGAAGTAACGACTTATCTTCGGCAGCAGCATCAGACGAAAGACCGAGGTGCGGGAATCCACGCAGAACACCAGGCAATCTATCAAGCCATCGTAGATGGTGACGAAGCACGAGCCGAGGCCGAGATGGAACGCCACCTTGATGCGGCAGAGGATCAAAACAAAGAAGTCGCATTCCTCTTGGACCTTTGA
- the allE gene encoding (S)-ureidoglycine aminohydrolase, whose protein sequence is MRPIESLVYARTRVGRRYALMPLEGFPPSRLPGFPEAVVRVLASPALGAEFVQYLIDMPAGTSGRFADEPGIETFYYAMAGSGDLRPGSFGLIGPDTPVEFEAEIDTQLLVLRKRYEPAPNIEPFAALAGHVDDVEKTVWEGNPDALLQELIPPDFAFDMAMNIFTFSPGHGLPIVETHVMEHGLYLLDGKGMYYLDGDWMEVEQHDYIYMAPFCPQSYYATGPTPTRYLYYKNVNREVRLLYR, encoded by the coding sequence ATGCGTCCGATCGAATCACTTGTGTATGCTCGAACCCGTGTCGGGCGTCGGTACGCGCTAATGCCGTTGGAAGGGTTTCCGCCGTCACGGTTGCCGGGGTTTCCCGAGGCGGTAGTGCGGGTGCTCGCATCGCCGGCGCTTGGGGCGGAGTTTGTCCAGTACCTGATCGACATGCCGGCCGGGACGAGCGGACGCTTCGCCGACGAGCCGGGCATCGAGACGTTCTACTACGCCATGGCCGGCAGCGGCGACCTCCGCCCTGGCAGTTTCGGCCTCATCGGCCCGGATACGCCGGTCGAGTTCGAGGCCGAAATCGACACACAGTTGCTCGTCCTCCGCAAACGTTACGAACCCGCGCCCAACATCGAACCCTTCGCCGCGCTCGCCGGCCATGTCGACGACGTCGAGAAGACCGTCTGGGAAGGCAACCCCGACGCGCTGCTGCAGGAGCTCATCCCGCCCGACTTCGCCTTCGACATGGCGATGAACATCTTCACCTTCTCCCCCGGCCACGGCCTGCCCATTGTCGAAACCCACGTCATGGAGCACGGCCTCTACCTCCTCGACGGCAAAGGCATGTACTACCTCGACGGCGACTGGATGGAAGTTGAACAGCACGACTACATCTACATGGCCCCGTTCTGCCCGCAAAGCTACTACGCCACCGGCCCAACGCCGACGCGGTACCTGTACTACAAAAACGTAAATCGGGAAGTCCGACTTCTGTACCGTTGA
- a CDS encoding XdhC family protein translates to MLELLDEIVTRTAAGEVVGVCMVASTRGSTPQKAGALMLVLESGQTLGTLGGGCVEAEVRTRAQELMHRRESKTLEFKLDGDVGSGWDDGLVCGGTMRIAVETVTEAAVFRSVAEAVKRAEPATLTVVDAEHTFEPRPSLVIAGAGHVGQALAAIAGPAGFDVTVVDDRPGCASEQRFPDATRIVGDIECELRGLPIHANTFVVIVTRGHRHDADALAAVVDKPAKYVGLIGSKRKILTILRQLHGNGVDADTLAKVHAPIGLSIGAITPEEIAISIAAELVAIRRAPTDIGRPLKLDPKLATR, encoded by the coding sequence GTGTTGGAGCTTTTGGACGAGATCGTAACACGGACGGCGGCGGGTGAGGTCGTCGGCGTCTGCATGGTCGCGTCGACGCGGGGCAGCACGCCGCAGAAGGCCGGGGCGTTGATGCTCGTGCTCGAAAGCGGCCAGACGCTCGGCACGCTCGGCGGTGGCTGCGTCGAGGCCGAGGTCCGCACGCGGGCCCAGGAACTCATGCACCGCCGCGAGAGCAAGACGCTGGAGTTCAAGCTCGACGGCGACGTCGGCAGCGGCTGGGACGACGGGCTGGTCTGCGGCGGAACGATGCGAATCGCGGTGGAAACGGTGACGGAAGCAGCGGTGTTTCGCAGTGTTGCGGAGGCGGTGAAGCGCGCCGAGCCGGCAACCCTGACGGTGGTCGACGCCGAGCACACGTTCGAGCCAAGACCGAGCTTGGTGATCGCAGGGGCCGGGCACGTCGGGCAAGCCCTCGCCGCGATCGCGGGGCCTGCCGGCTTCGACGTCACCGTCGTCGACGACCGCCCGGGCTGTGCAAGTGAGCAACGCTTTCCCGACGCCACACGCATCGTCGGCGACATCGAGTGCGAACTGCGAGGCCTGCCGATTCACGCCAACACGTTCGTCGTCATCGTCACCCGCGGCCATCGCCACGACGCCGACGCCCTCGCCGCAGTCGTCGACAAACCCGCCAAGTACGTCGGACTCATCGGTTCGAAGCGGAAGATCCTCACCATTCTGCGACAACTCCACGGCAACGGCGTCGACGCCGACACGCTCGCCAAGGTCCACGCCCCGATCGGGCTGAGCATCGGAGCGATCACGCCTGAAGAAATTGCCATCAGCATCGCCGCCGAACTCGTCGCCATCCGCCGAGCCCCAACGGACATCGGCCGTCCGCTGAAACTCGATCCCAAGCTCGCAACACGTTAA